The segment GTATTCTGTGCAATTTAGTGTGTAACATACACACACGATTTGAATATAATGATATGCTATATGTGAAAGTGTCAACATGAATTGAAATATGTACAACGTGCAGATCGGGAATACAAATACTAttaaaaagttatttttaaGTGGGCAAACAGTTCACCCAGTTATCAAACATAAATTACACATCTTTCATTCTGTGTTGATTGTTTGGTCGGTAAGGAGGAATACCACTTTATGGACATCAGCGTGATACTACAATCTAGCTCTGTTCAGGCAACAAGAAGTTCCCATACATAAAGATGTGTACTTCGTTACAGTCAGTATTGGTCATAATAAAGATAACTCTTAAAGGTTCAATTGCAAAACACTTTTATGTCTCTGTGCTTTAGGCGAGAAACTCCTGGAGTAACGAATACTTCTCCTTTAActctcaaacatattttctggttttgtttttacattaGCAGGCAACATTTCATCCAAATTACTTCTCCACCGAAAATCTGGCTTTCCAAACTCCTTTGTCGTGTGATTACACAGTTGTCCTTTGTAATGGCATTTAATGACATCACATCACAGCATCATTCTTCTATAGCATACAGTTGTCAGACATGATTAACTTTATCACAGAATGAGAATATTAGTTTTTTCCAAACCACCAGATTTCAAACCACTAGATTGTAGTGTGTTTGTTGAGTTGAATCCCGTTCGCGGTGTGTGGGTTCGACCTTTTAATTAGTCCTTTCGAATCCCAGATGTATATTATGAATGTTTATCATATCTCAGTCCTCCGTGTctgttgttacgagagtgtattttcagtaaattgtattattaactaagtaataattattattgggtcacaacgtttattgttttgaatgaaaattaTTATGGGTCAGATTTCGTATCATAACGGTTCAGTACGTTTCGTATTTTGGTTGAAGGCCTTTAGGGAAATGCTCTAGAGTTCCGGGTGGATGGCGTAGAGaattctacgttgatggcgatggtcgtgtGAGCTCCAACATTCCGGaatcaatgaatgaatatatatagggctggttgccgtgttctCGATACGGATACACACAGATTTACTTGAGTATATCTGCATCTCCATCAACGCTTGAGCTAactaaccgctgcctgaccgctcgctgtgttatattctgcataactgtttctcactcacacgtcaagacttcggtgagttgacattatatttgtgaaccattactttagatttaactcagttgtattgtacatgaaatatCTCTTGTGAATCGTTTGTATCTTGCTTTCTGTTGATCCAAAATTATTGGAAAtatcagacttctcagtgttatattttgttggttCTGAGAGGATTTCTTATACATTGTCACGGCAATCTTAATGGCaatcttaaccgtaacactgtcCTCAAGGGTAACGGTGGAAAAGATATGAGATGTTCGTTGAATTAGAAGGTTTAAGATGACATTTTTTATATTGGCAATTTTCATCCAGTGTCCACTAAAATTAATCAGAAAAAAACTGTATACATAGAAAATAACAAGTGTAGAAAGCTAGCATTACTTTTTTTATTAATATCGACCAAGAACCCTTTTCCCAACGACTTTAAACTGGCCTGCAAGGACATTGGACTTCACAGCTGGACTCATGTTGGGCTGCTGACCTCCTGCCCATAATGAAATACCACCTGAAAAAGCCAACAGAAAAATCACACGTAGTTGTCATACACTAACAAGCCCATTATTACCAATCATGTTTACTTATTACTGGCATTAAAGAGGGTAGTCTGATATTTTGCAATGGATGCAAAAGTCCTCTTTCACAGTTTTGGTCATTGCTTTCCAAGACCCATTTACTGCGTCTCAGGACATACATTAGTTAATACAGGACTAAAAGATAACATTCACTCTGACTGTATTTATAACATTAACCAACGGATTCCCCTACCAAGTCTCGATACGTTCTACTATCCAAAAACAATGATTTGGTATCTGCGTAATCAGCCTACCTGGTTCAACAACCCATCCATCTTGATCAGTCCACACAGCCATGGTTTCAGCTGAAATGGTAAAGTCCCATTTTGTTTGTACACCCCTTGGTGCAAACACTCTCCCAAAGGCCACCAGCTGACGCTGTGGTACTGTCACCGTGGCGTTAGACCAGGATATGTACACCTGGATAAcctgaaatgaagaaatgatCGGTCATTTTTCTGTGGAACAAATATCATTCTGATACTTGTGATTCACAGGGAGCTTTGGCGTATTCTAATTTCCAAAGCGTTAGCTCGTTATGGtgatgacccgggttcggtttcccaatttctggtgtacctTCCTATTGCTTCAACATTGCCCAAatcatactcgctcactcactcactcgtgattGACATTGTTCCTACACCGTGTTTAATAGATGCAAGACGTGTTAATCTTTTAATTATCTAACAATTACATAGCCCATTTACAATGGTACAAGTACATACCTCATCGGCATCGAAGGATCCTTGATTTGTAAGAGACACAGAACCATTCAAGTCGGCCCCTGCTGTCACCTCACTGTTGTACTCCAAAATGTTGTAGAAGAAGCTGGTGTAAGACAGACCATAGCCAAAGGGGAAGAGAACTGGATACGTGGCGTAGCGGTAAGTGCGTTGAACCATGGAGTAGTTGGTCATGTCAGGCACCTTGTGAAAGAATAAAGATAGAGAGTCAGTATATGAACGCCAAGTGTGACACTGCTGGTGAAGATAGTCAAGTATCCATGACCATAATTCTTTGCAGgtcaatattccagatattgcCTTGGTAGATTCACATACAACAAAGCCACGACATGAGTGTTCCATGTCATTGGAAGCGTATGGTTAACATCTTATTGCCCATACAAAATACCTAATCGCCGGATCATGACATACTTCGGGGTGGAGTTTTGCCTGCAAGAATCTGTAAGTTGATATGACATATCCTTAGAGAAAAGATAACTGAAAACTCTATTACGCATACACTGGGGATCTAAGATAATCTGTGCAGGTGGACACGTAAGTGCTATACACTTTTAAGAAATTGTTCCCACTTTTCGTTCACGCCTTCATACCTGTTTAGAATCGGCATATCCATGTACGTATGTGCCTGCAACCTTTATACGCAAGAAAGATTTTGATGATGAGACTGATAGCGATACAAATAACAAAACCTTCAACATCATTCTTGGTACAACATACCCTAGACTGATTATGACACAATAGTACAATGGCACTATCACTCAAATACCGTCATTCATTCGGGCACGAAAAAACTCTATTAGCAATGATGTTTAAACGTTTTATAATTAAACACGAAATCTACATTATTTGAACACAATCAGACAATCGCGGGACGGACGTAGATGCTGAACGGACCACTGTGACCTTTCACCTTGTCCTTTCACATGTCTACCATAATGTCACATCAATAAACCACACAGACTCGTTCGATGCTCAAAGTTAGTACGCAATAACCATGAAAGGTGTGAAATCAAATACATATACTCACCGTGTCTATATACCTTGGCCACGTGATCGGAAGTCTGCCAGCCGGAACTGAGTTGGGTCCTTCAGCTAAAAGAACTCTTCGCAAAGCCTCGCCTGTTGCTTGTGCTGGGAGAAATAGTTCCATGATGGCGTTAACCTGTGGACTCTCTACAGACCATGTGACGTTGAGTGGCCCAGAATTGAAGAGAAGAAGGATGACCTTCGCACCTTCAGAAAGAAAAGACGAAGGATGAATATTTATTGGACATGATAGTAGTAGCCGTTGCTGCTGTTACATTGATTGTTCTTGTGTTTCTAAAGAACGCCTTCTATAGACGTGACTTATAAATGAGCAGTCAAGAGTGGCTGAAAGAATCCCATGGTGATTATTAAATGTGCCTTCACGTACCCTGACCGGCGTTGACAGCATCCTGCAGCAGCTGCAGCTGTTGTCCAGGAAGGTCCAGGTTGGCCCTGTCGTTGTTTTCAGACTCTATCTCAGTACCTGACAGAAACGTAGTCTCAACATCAACATGATCAGCGATGGACAATGCACACACTATTCATAGGATTCCCCTTTATCTGAAGTCCATTTTGACAAAATATAAAACTAAGAACACCACACCCCGGCATCCCCTGCTTCAAACGCATAGTGTTCATTTGAATCGGATGACATAGTGATTGAACATTTTGGAATAAGCAGTCTATTTCTTTCATCAATAAATAACAAACGACGCCACAATGAAATCATAGAATAATATCCAATTAAAATAGATTACACTCACCTGTcccaagacacacaaataccaGATTACTGCCTTTTGCTGCTGTTTGGACTTCCTGCCGGTCATACTGCGTACATTTGGTGTCCGTGCAGCCAGCTCCATACTTAACTGTAGCCCAGATAGACTGTACACCTTGTAGAGGGGTGGTGGTGTATTTAGGATCCATGTCAGCCGCATAGTTTCCGAACAGTGCTTGAGCATTGTTGGCCATTGGTCCCACAATCTGTTTGAAAAGAAATCACTTTATTCATGTTGTGGTTATGTGAATACACATCCCTTGCCGATATTACAGGTAAACAACGCACTATTACATTCAACCCTGTAAGGGAATATGACACACACGTACCGCCACATCCTTGTAGTCCGATGGTTTTAAGGGAAGGgcgttgttttcatttttcagcaatacaaacGTCTTCAATGCTGCTTCCACGGACAAGTTCCTGTGAGCCTCACCCTGAACTATTGAAAGGTTTAGTCTGGTGTATTGATTCATTTCCGGTGGATCAAACTCTCCCAGCCTCATTCTCACATTGAACAACGTCTTCACACTTGTCCTGACCTCGTCTTCAGTGAGCTTGCCTTGTTTAACAGCATCAACTGtcacaaaaaacacacaataaTGTCATGGAAGCGTAGCTTATTTCGCAGGTTTTATGGTTCTGCATTTTAATAGTTAAACTTTAGGCTGAGTAAGCGAGGTGGAATTGCatgtagtgaatgagtgagttttgttttacgccaccctcagcaatattccagctatatggcggcggactgtaaataatcgagtgtggaccagacaacccagcgatcaacagcatgagcatcgatctgcgcagttgggaatcgatgaaatgtgtcaaccaagtcagcgagcctgaccacccgatcccgttagtttaAGTACATTTGCCGGCTGCGACTTGCATTGGGGCAAGCAACAAGCACATAGAATAAAAGAAATTTCTGACATTGGTTCTTCCTCTCTTTTTACAACCCCAAAAGTCGAACATTACGAGACTTGTGGTAAATATGAGCACTAAATTCAGGTTGATTCTTTttgcttatatatatatgtatcttaAACAGTTAAAAACTTTGCGGGATTCCGTTGTGGTAATTCTTCAGTGCTACGATGCGGAAAGGTACAATTATGTTTCCAAGTCGACTGCCGGACGTTTCAGTGCTATGATGTATAAAATACTTCTCTACATCAACTATGCACTTCGGGCATGGATGACGATCATGCCAAGTGGTGTTTTCGATTTCTTAGTGCCGCAGTAAGCTTAGCGAAAAAGCGTCTCTCCACCGTATACTCTAAAATAAATCGATATATTCGTACCAAGCGACATGAACACCGGATTAATAAAGTATGCTGACAGTTCAAGGTTGCACCCAGCTTTCACAGATGCTGCAACGGTGTCAACGCTGTTGTTGAAGTAGTGGTGTTGAGAGATGATGTTCTCAATGGCACCTGCATCACTTATTATATACCCCTTGAAACCCCATTCAGTTCTCAGAATATCCGTCAAAAGCTTCTTGTTGGCACATGCTGGAACCCCGTTGATTCTTGAATATAAGGGATACACATAAGCGGAAAATACATGGAAACGCCACTGTTACCAAAAGCAAGAAATAGTTTGTCTGCAATGTGTCTAAAGCGTTTTCGTTCGTTTTCTCGCTAACAAGATTCATTCACACTATCACTTTGTTCTTTGTGTTCCACACTTGTGGCATGATTTATCATCTAGGTGTTATGATTTCGTTTACACAAATCTCCAGAAGACGTAGATTATACGTTAGCACACAACCTATTGTAGCTGCACATGAGGTTGTAGGTACCAGCCTTGACACAGGTGCGGAACGCTGGGAGAAAGGTAGTGCGCCAGTCTCTTTCAGACACCTGTAAAACAATTAAGTGTGGTGCTACTATTGCTTTTACCAATAGATATGTATTAACTTATTAAGGCCGGGAGCC is part of the Haliotis asinina isolate JCU_RB_2024 chromosome 6, JCU_Hal_asi_v2, whole genome shotgun sequence genome and harbors:
- the LOC137287041 gene encoding uncharacterized protein, with product MLLLLALVPLVVGDYPFRNISLPWEDRVNDLVGRLTLDEIQLQMARGGIVLKYGPAPAIPRLGIKPYSWETGCARGDVRAGEATSFPQVLGLGASFSSDLIFRVAQATGEEVRAKYNNYTKYGIYGDHKGISCTSPVINIARDPRWGRNEETYGEDPFLSGTLAANFVKGLQGNDPRYVRANAGCKHFNVHGGPDNIPVSRVSFDAKVSERDWRTTFLPAFRTCVKAGTYNLMCSYNRINGVPACANKKLLTDILRTEWGFKGYIISDAGAIENIISQHHYFNNSVDTVAASVKAGCNLELSAYFINPVFMSLVDAVKQGKLTEDEVRTSVKTLFNVRMRLGEFDPPEMNQYTRLNLSIVQGEAHRNLSVEAALKTFVLLKNENNALPLKPSDYKDVAIVGPMANNAQALFGNYAADMDPKYTTTPLQGVQSIWATVKYGAGCTDTKCTQYDRQEVQTAAKGSNLVFVCLGTGTEIESENNDRANLDLPGQQLQLLQDAVNAGQGAKVILLLFNSGPLNVTWSVESPQVNAIMELFLPAQATGEALRRVLLAEGPNSVPAGRLPITWPRYIDTVPDMTNYSMVQRTYRYATYPVLFPFGYGLSYTSFFYNILEYNSEVTAGADLNGSVSLTNQGSFDADEVIQVYISWSNATVTVPQRQLVAFGRVFAPRGVQTKWDFTISAETMAVWTDQDGWVVEPGGISLWAGGQQPNMSPAVKSNVLAGQFKVVGKRVLGRY